In Cupriavidus basilensis, one genomic interval encodes:
- a CDS encoding LuxR C-terminal-related transcriptional regulator yields the protein MAQQRARGRRSAETSAAVLVEAKLAPPQLSARLLARPQLSSLLHAGLAQRLLSVTAPAGYGKTTALAQFAAQLEPLGITTAWLSLDAEDNDPLRFMRYLAAALHHADARLGRNTLAQADGGNMASLDALVTSLLHDLLGHDRRLILVLDDFHLVQHEGLHRKLEWLIAHLPPNIGLVLASRTRLPLSVSQLRLRGELLELDAVHFGLGLDEAADFVGRVSGTPLDRAQVQTLHDLTEGWIAGLQLASLALRGSDDRRAFLADFSGTDRDITDYLGEQVLDSLRPDLRAFLLRTSVLDRFCAELCDEVLDRDDSRAMLAEVQSRNLFLSGLDRSRTWFRYHHLFADYLRGRARELPGDAMLAVHLRASDWFHRHKLPHEAVRHAFEAHDLERAADLVASFSGELVQHRGEHATLLGWLTRLPQALVHARPKIRTGHAWSLVLTRRYPEAEQELRALEAACADSGAVDAAVDDEGALRSVIEMIRCVYWAHTGEPLLAKSRSEAWLRSWPHADAFLTGVVANVLASGCCESDAFEQGIQALAVARRAFEECRADYGLAWASALAMMIAMRRGDQHEAMARAKAGIAIVARSLGVASYAGSMLTLLAAEVCYEQNDLAQAQRFIDQGLPFIDEHGLVEMTTAGYLTRARLLRLRGEHTAADACLLEGESLGHRLRLPRLSLILAAERCTLRLQAGAPDDALKLAQSYGFVARGAQTAPLLAAADEDIVCLMRLRLRFAQGAGPGPFGALNDAIRRAQRDGHQGQLARLLALKAVQQHRAGDRAQSMRTLDEALQLAAQYGLLRSLLDADALLLAMVETMAAGRDALQGAADMRVPLGYLQQLLQAAGRSVTGVRSAPPTPAGTMELTERELKILRLLKAGLGNRELAQSLFVSEATVKWHLHNIFAKLGVRNRTSALARAQENSLL from the coding sequence ATGGCGCAGCAACGGGCACGTGGAAGGCGGTCGGCCGAAACATCGGCCGCGGTACTGGTCGAGGCCAAGCTGGCTCCGCCGCAACTCTCGGCGCGTCTGCTGGCGCGCCCGCAGCTCTCGAGCCTGCTGCATGCGGGCTTGGCGCAGCGCCTGCTGAGCGTGACGGCGCCGGCCGGCTACGGCAAGACCACGGCACTGGCCCAGTTCGCCGCGCAGCTGGAGCCGCTTGGCATCACCACGGCCTGGCTCAGCCTCGACGCCGAGGATAACGACCCGCTGCGTTTCATGCGCTACCTCGCTGCGGCGCTGCACCATGCCGACGCGCGCCTGGGCCGCAACACGCTCGCGCAGGCCGATGGCGGCAACATGGCGTCGCTCGACGCGCTGGTGACTTCGCTGCTGCACGATCTGCTCGGCCACGACCGGCGGCTGATACTGGTGCTGGACGACTTCCACCTGGTGCAGCACGAAGGCCTGCACCGCAAGCTGGAATGGCTGATCGCCCACCTCCCGCCGAACATCGGCCTGGTGCTGGCCAGCCGCACCCGGCTGCCGCTTTCGGTGAGCCAGTTGCGCTTGCGCGGCGAGCTGCTGGAGCTCGATGCCGTGCATTTCGGCCTCGGCCTGGACGAGGCCGCTGATTTCGTTGGCCGCGTCAGCGGCACGCCGCTCGACCGCGCGCAAGTCCAGACGCTGCATGATCTCACCGAAGGCTGGATCGCCGGGCTGCAGCTGGCCTCCCTCGCGCTGCGCGGGTCCGACGACCGAAGGGCCTTCCTCGCGGATTTCTCGGGCACCGACCGCGACATCACCGACTACCTCGGCGAACAGGTGCTCGACAGCCTGCGGCCCGACCTGCGCGCGTTCCTCCTGCGCACGTCGGTGCTGGACCGGTTTTGCGCCGAGCTTTGCGACGAGGTGCTGGACCGCGACGACAGCCGCGCGATGCTGGCCGAAGTCCAGAGCCGCAACCTGTTCCTCTCGGGCCTGGACCGCTCGCGCACCTGGTTCCGCTACCACCACCTGTTCGCCGACTACCTGCGCGGCCGGGCGCGCGAGCTGCCTGGCGACGCCATGCTCGCGGTACACCTGCGCGCCAGCGACTGGTTCCATCGCCACAAGCTGCCGCATGAGGCCGTGCGCCATGCGTTCGAGGCCCACGACCTGGAACGCGCGGCCGACCTCGTGGCCTCGTTCTCGGGCGAGCTGGTGCAACACCGCGGCGAACACGCCACCTTGCTGGGTTGGCTGACCCGTCTGCCGCAGGCGCTGGTGCATGCGCGGCCGAAGATCCGCACCGGGCATGCCTGGTCGCTGGTGCTCACGCGGCGCTACCCCGAGGCCGAACAGGAGCTGCGCGCCCTCGAAGCCGCCTGCGCGGACAGCGGTGCGGTGGACGCTGCGGTGGACGATGAGGGCGCGCTGCGCAGCGTGATCGAGATGATCCGCTGCGTCTACTGGGCCCATACCGGCGAGCCGCTGCTTGCCAAGTCGCGCAGCGAAGCCTGGCTGCGGAGCTGGCCGCACGCCGACGCCTTCCTGACCGGCGTGGTCGCCAACGTGCTGGCAAGCGGCTGCTGCGAGTCCGATGCCTTCGAGCAGGGTATCCAGGCCCTTGCCGTGGCCAGGCGCGCATTTGAGGAATGCCGCGCCGACTACGGCCTGGCCTGGGCCTCGGCGCTGGCGATGATGATCGCCATGCGCCGTGGTGATCAGCACGAGGCGATGGCACGGGCGAAGGCCGGCATTGCCATCGTTGCGCGCAGCCTCGGTGTCGCGTCGTACGCGGGTTCGATGCTCACGTTGCTGGCCGCCGAAGTCTGCTATGAACAGAACGACCTGGCGCAGGCGCAGCGCTTCATCGACCAAGGCCTGCCCTTCATCGACGAGCACGGGCTGGTCGAGATGACCACGGCTGGCTACCTCACGCGCGCGCGGCTGCTGCGCCTGCGCGGCGAGCACACGGCGGCCGATGCCTGCTTGCTTGAAGGCGAGTCGCTGGGGCACCGGCTCAGGCTGCCGCGGCTGTCGCTGATCCTGGCGGCTGAGCGCTGCACGCTGCGGCTGCAGGCTGGGGCGCCGGACGATGCGCTCAAGCTCGCCCAATCGTATGGCTTCGTCGCGCGTGGTGCGCAGACCGCGCCGCTGCTGGCGGCCGCCGACGAGGACATCGTCTGCCTGATGCGGCTGCGCCTGCGTTTCGCGCAAGGCGCCGGGCCGGGTCCCTTCGGCGCGCTCAACGATGCCATCCGCCGCGCGCAGCGCGACGGCCATCAGGGCCAGCTGGCGCGCCTGCTGGCCCTCAAGGCGGTGCAGCAGCACCGCGCGGGTGACCGGGCGCAGTCAATGCGTACGCTGGACGAGGCGTTGCAGCTTGCCGCGCAGTACGGCTTGCTGCGCAGCTTGCTGGATGCCGATGCCCTGCTGCTCGCCATGGTGGAGACCATGGCCGCGGGCCGCGATGCACTGCAGGGCGCCGCCGATATGCGCGTGCCGCTTGGCTACCTGCAGCAGTTGCTCCAGGCGGCCGGCCGCAGCGTGACGGGCGTGCGCAGCGCGCCGCCCACGCCGGCCGGGACCATGGAGCTGACGGAGCGCGAACTGAAGATCCTGCGCTTGCTCAAGGCTGGCCTGGGCAACCGCGAGCTGGCGCAAAGCCTGTTCGTGTCGGAAGCGACGGTCAAATGGCACCTTCACAACATCTTTGCGAAGCTCGGCGTGCGCAACCGCACGAGCGCGCTGGCGCGCGCGCAGGAAAACTCACTGCTCTGA
- a CDS encoding cytochrome b/b6 domain-containing protein: MKPDGQGKSPGQADRRSVLVWDLPTRLFHWLAVVLVAGAYATWRLNWMDWHVRIGEALLALVLFRLLWGCFGSETARFRSFVASPAAAFRHLRHGLRREADVQVGHNPAGGWMVLLLLALMLGETLSGLYINNDIADKGPLTEWVPASVANAITALHTILWDALLAAVALHMLAIALYAVAKGHNLLLPMLTGRKPLPARIATPRLASALLALLLLGVGAAAAALLTAYL, from the coding sequence ATGAAACCTGACGGCCAGGGCAAATCTCCGGGGCAAGCTGATCGTCGCTCCGTGCTGGTCTGGGACTTGCCGACGCGGCTGTTCCACTGGCTGGCGGTGGTGCTGGTGGCGGGAGCCTATGCGACCTGGCGGCTGAACTGGATGGACTGGCATGTCCGGATTGGCGAAGCACTGCTCGCACTGGTGCTTTTCCGCTTGCTCTGGGGCTGCTTTGGCAGCGAAACCGCACGCTTTCGCAGCTTTGTGGCCTCGCCCGCCGCTGCGTTTCGCCATCTGCGGCATGGCCTGCGCCGCGAGGCCGACGTGCAAGTCGGCCACAACCCGGCGGGCGGGTGGATGGTGCTGCTGCTGCTCGCGTTGATGCTGGGCGAGACGCTCAGCGGGCTCTATATCAACAACGACATCGCGGACAAAGGGCCGCTCACCGAATGGGTGCCCGCGTCGGTCGCCAATGCGATCACGGCGCTGCACACCATCCTGTGGGACGCGCTGCTGGCGGCGGTGGCGTTGCACATGCTGGCCATCGCGCTGTACGCGGTGGCCAAGGGCCACAACCTGCTGCTTCCCATGCTGACCGGCCGCAAACCCTTGCCGGCGCGCATCGCCACGCCGCGACTGGCGTCCGCGCTGCTGGCGCTGCTTCTGCTGGGCGTTGGCGCCG
- a CDS encoding aminotransferase class IV family protein, translating into MSASQSSFIVQRNGLPATLGELAPLAFAGYAHFTAMQVRGGRVRGLDLHLERLSAASMALFGRALPDHQVRAYLRAALACAPADVSLVANVYSPAGEFTVAGADVELDVLVRTGPPASGPRGPLALAAVPHERVLPALKHVGEVAKTYFLRQSVSKGFDDAAFVDAQGRLSEGTIWNLVFWDGEAETVVWPEAEMLAGTTMGIVRRQLDCLGVRQRVQPVTLADLPGLAGAAVMNSWTPGVAVSRIGSAPMPESPSFLALLHRAYQMEEPVLP; encoded by the coding sequence ATGTCAGCTAGCCAATCTTCTTTTATCGTTCAACGCAACGGCTTGCCGGCAACGCTCGGCGAGTTGGCCCCCCTCGCCTTTGCCGGCTACGCGCATTTCACCGCGATGCAGGTGCGCGGCGGCCGGGTCCGTGGGCTCGATCTGCATCTCGAGCGGCTCAGCGCTGCCTCGATGGCGTTGTTCGGCCGCGCCTTGCCCGACCATCAGGTGCGTGCCTATCTGCGCGCGGCGCTGGCGTGCGCGCCGGCGGACGTCTCGCTGGTGGCCAACGTGTACTCGCCGGCGGGTGAGTTCACCGTGGCCGGCGCGGATGTCGAGCTTGACGTGCTGGTGCGTACCGGGCCGCCCGCGTCCGGCCCACGGGGCCCGTTGGCGTTGGCCGCCGTCCCCCACGAGCGGGTGCTCCCCGCCCTGAAGCACGTTGGCGAAGTGGCCAAGACGTATTTCCTGCGCCAGTCCGTGAGCAAAGGCTTTGACGATGCCGCCTTCGTTGACGCGCAGGGGCGGCTCAGCGAGGGGACCATCTGGAACCTGGTCTTTTGGGACGGAGAAGCGGAAACGGTCGTGTGGCCCGAGGCCGAGATGCTGGCAGGCACGACCATGGGTATCGTCCGCCGGCAACTGGATTGCCTCGGTGTGCGTCAGCGCGTCCAGCCCGTGACGCTGGCCGATCTGCCTGGCCTGGCCGGTGCGGCGGTGATGAACTCCTGGACGCCGGGGGTGGCGGTGAGCCGGATCGGTTCCGCGCCCATGCCTGAGTCGCCGAGCTTCCTGGCACTGCTTCACCGGGCTTATCAGATGGAGGAACCTGTCTTGCCGTGA
- the gcvA gene encoding transcriptional regulator GcvA has translation MKRMLPGTRALRTFEAAGRHLNFTRAAQEVGLTPAAVSYQIKEIEDQLGITLFARTSRSIQLTPAGAVLFEAAADALDTLQRATSRARRMARGPAHLRISLGAMFATNWLLPRLARFRAANPTLELTFDISDQVRDFDADDVDIAIRFGAGHYEDTCSDRLFDTVVVPICSPKLREAGARLQTPRDLLGHTLCYVDCPVDGMAWPDWRMWMAAAGVDDFDDSRCVAFADSSHVVQAVIDGAAIGLVELPMIANDLAQGRLVRLFEIGVSIAPAYAYHLVYPARSSQDPRILAFSQWMRNETAHPVQGSHAG, from the coding sequence ATGAAGCGAATGCTGCCGGGCACACGAGCCCTGAGGACCTTCGAGGCGGCCGGGCGGCACTTGAACTTCACGCGCGCGGCGCAGGAGGTGGGCTTGACGCCGGCGGCCGTCAGCTACCAGATCAAGGAGATCGAGGACCAGCTGGGCATCACGCTGTTCGCGCGCACCAGCCGCAGCATCCAGCTGACGCCTGCCGGCGCCGTCCTGTTCGAGGCGGCTGCCGACGCGCTTGACACCTTGCAGCGGGCCACCAGCCGGGCCCGGAGAATGGCGCGGGGCCCGGCGCATCTGCGCATCTCGCTAGGCGCGATGTTCGCCACCAACTGGCTGCTGCCCCGGCTTGCGCGGTTCAGGGCCGCCAACCCCACGCTCGAACTCACCTTCGATATCTCCGATCAGGTACGGGACTTCGACGCGGACGACGTGGATATCGCAATCCGCTTTGGCGCCGGGCACTACGAAGACACGTGCTCGGACCGGCTGTTCGACACAGTTGTGGTCCCGATCTGCAGCCCGAAACTGCGCGAAGCCGGTGCCCGGTTGCAAACGCCGCGCGACCTGCTTGGCCACACGCTGTGCTATGTCGACTGCCCGGTCGACGGCATGGCCTGGCCCGACTGGCGCATGTGGATGGCCGCTGCCGGCGTCGACGATTTCGACGACAGCCGGTGCGTTGCCTTTGCCGATTCGAGCCATGTCGTGCAGGCCGTGATCGACGGCGCCGCCATTGGCCTCGTGGAACTGCCCATGATCGCCAATGACCTGGCCCAGGGCCGTCTGGTGCGGCTATTCGAGATTGGCGTGAGCATCGCGCCGGCGTATGCCTATCATCTCGTCTATCCGGCGCGCAGCAGCCAGGATCCGCGCATCCTGGCGTTCAGCCAATGGATGCGTAATGAGACGGCGCACCCTGTTCAGGGCAGTCATGCGGGCTGA
- a CDS encoding acyl-CoA synthetase, producing the protein MTKAVLPLRNLADIEALERLPIERRLAQPVSSYAALRRAAAATPRAPALTFVASGDPADGEVRYDYAALAARVTQAANAFASLGVGRRDVVSYLLPNLPETHFTLWGAEAVGIVNPVNPFLEVDHMAGILNAAGTVVLVAQGRQDQAGIWEKVEALRSQVPSLRAVVRVGGLGACPPWAVDFDALLAAQPADALSAAPPQGDHVASYFHTGGTTGTPKLARRTHFNEAANAWGVATAVAMSPADTLLCGLPLFHSNAMMVTGLAPFSVGAHVVLLSSAGYRDPRTFAAFWRSVQRYRATLFSAVPTVLSALLNVPREGADLSSLRFAICGAAPLSPELFQRFETATGLKLLEGYGMTEATCVSSLNPRDGERAVGSIGLRMPYQQMKVAHLGADGEVRREAAVDEIGTILLRGPYVFSGYVKDSDNHGVCLADGWLNTGDLGRQDAQGYFWLTGRAKDLIIRGGHNIDPGMIEEGLMRHPAVELAAAVGKPDGYAGELPMAYVTLRKGQACEAAELLAHARATIAERAAVPVDVVILETMPLTAVNKIFKPKLRELAIAKALADTLQKVCGAIEVRVDVQPHAKHGIESHVVAHRPAGAHGMALMQRAEAELGRLPLHWRIEWQEVPA; encoded by the coding sequence ATGACCAAGGCTGTCTTGCCTCTGCGGAACCTGGCCGATATCGAGGCGCTGGAGCGGCTACCGATCGAGCGCCGGCTGGCGCAGCCGGTGTCGAGCTATGCCGCGCTGCGCCGCGCGGCCGCCGCCACGCCGCGCGCACCCGCCCTCACCTTCGTGGCCTCGGGCGACCCCGCCGACGGCGAAGTGCGTTACGACTACGCCGCGCTTGCCGCGCGCGTCACCCAGGCCGCCAATGCCTTCGCCAGCCTCGGCGTGGGCCGGCGCGACGTGGTCTCGTACCTGCTGCCCAACCTGCCCGAGACGCACTTCACGCTGTGGGGCGCCGAGGCCGTGGGCATCGTCAACCCCGTCAACCCGTTTCTCGAAGTCGACCACATGGCCGGCATCCTCAATGCGGCCGGCACCGTGGTGCTGGTGGCGCAGGGACGCCAGGACCAGGCCGGCATCTGGGAGAAGGTGGAGGCGCTGCGCAGCCAGGTGCCAAGCCTGCGCGCCGTGGTGCGCGTGGGCGGACTGGGCGCCTGCCCGCCCTGGGCGGTGGACTTCGATGCCCTGCTGGCCGCGCAACCCGCCGATGCGCTGAGCGCCGCGCCGCCGCAGGGCGATCACGTTGCTTCCTATTTCCACACGGGCGGCACCACCGGTACGCCCAAGCTGGCGCGGCGCACCCATTTCAACGAGGCAGCCAACGCCTGGGGCGTGGCCACCGCGGTGGCGATGAGCCCGGCGGATACCCTGCTCTGCGGCCTGCCACTGTTCCACTCCAACGCGATGATGGTCACGGGCCTGGCGCCGTTCAGCGTCGGTGCCCATGTGGTGCTGCTGTCGAGCGCGGGCTACCGCGACCCGCGCACCTTCGCGGCCTTCTGGCGCTCGGTGCAGCGCTACCGCGCGACGCTGTTCAGCGCGGTGCCGACCGTGCTCTCGGCGCTGCTCAATGTGCCGCGCGAGGGTGCCGACCTGAGCTCGCTGCGCTTTGCCATCTGCGGCGCGGCGCCGCTCTCGCCCGAGCTGTTCCAGCGTTTCGAGACCGCAACCGGCCTCAAGCTGCTCGAAGGCTACGGCATGACGGAAGCCACTTGCGTCAGCTCGCTGAACCCTCGCGACGGCGAGCGCGCGGTCGGCTCCATCGGACTGCGCATGCCCTACCAGCAGATGAAAGTCGCGCACCTGGGCGCCGATGGCGAGGTGCGCCGCGAGGCCGCGGTCGACGAGATCGGGACCATCCTGCTGCGCGGGCCTTATGTGTTCTCCGGCTACGTCAAGGACAGCGACAACCACGGCGTCTGCCTGGCCGATGGCTGGCTCAACACCGGCGACCTCGGGCGCCAGGACGCACAGGGCTACTTCTGGCTCACGGGCCGGGCCAAGGACCTGATCATCCGTGGCGGCCACAACATCGACCCGGGCATGATCGAGGAAGGCCTGATGCGGCATCCGGCGGTGGAGCTTGCCGCCGCGGTCGGCAAGCCGGACGGCTATGCGGGCGAGCTGCCGATGGCCTATGTGACGTTGCGCAAGGGACAGGCCTGCGAGGCCGCCGAACTGCTGGCCCATGCCCGCGCCACCATCGCCGAACGCGCCGCGGTGCCGGTCGACGTGGTGATCCTTGAGACCATGCCGCTGACGGCGGTGAACAAGATCTTCAAGCCGAAGCTGCGCGAACTGGCGATCGCCAAGGCGCTGGCTGATACGCTGCAAAAGGTCTGCGGCGCCATCGAGGTGCGAGTGGATGTGCAGCCGCACGCAAAGCACGGGATCGAATCGCATGTGGTCGCGCATCGCCCTGCGGGCGCGCATGGCATGGCCTTGATGCAGCGGGCCGAGGCCGAGCTTGGACGCCTGCCACTGCACTGGCGCATCGAATGGCAGGAGGTGCCGGCGTGA